The Crocosphaera subtropica ATCC 51142 genome includes a window with the following:
- the obgE gene encoding GTPase ObgE has product MQFIDRAEIEVEGGKGGDGIVAFRREKYVPAGGPAGGNGGKGGSVVLKAEENLQTLLDFRYARRFKADDGKRGGPNNCTGAMGKDTIVEVPCGTVVYDLETEEILGDLVKNGQTLCVAQGGKGGLGNKHFLSNQNRAPEYALPGLEGEHRNLRLELKLLAEVGIIGLPNAGKSTLIASLSAARPKIADYPFTTLVPNLGVVRKPTGDGTVFADIPGLIAGAHEGIGLGHEFLRHIERTRLLLHLVDVTSADPIADYEVIQQELTAYGRGLSDRPQIIALNKVDACDQDTLDLIAEELQQLSQSEIFTISAVTKTGVEELLQAIWHRLDQATSNHQDSSLPLV; this is encoded by the coding sequence ATGCAGTTTATCGATCGCGCAGAAATCGAAGTGGAAGGAGGAAAGGGAGGGGATGGTATTGTAGCCTTCCGACGGGAAAAATATGTACCAGCAGGAGGCCCAGCAGGGGGAAATGGTGGAAAAGGGGGATCAGTGGTCCTCAAAGCAGAAGAAAACCTACAAACTTTATTAGACTTCCGTTATGCACGCCGTTTCAAAGCAGATGACGGTAAACGAGGGGGTCCCAATAACTGCACCGGGGCGATGGGAAAAGATACCATTGTGGAGGTTCCCTGCGGTACAGTAGTCTATGACCTAGAAACCGAAGAAATCTTAGGAGATTTAGTCAAAAATGGTCAAACCCTTTGCGTTGCTCAAGGGGGAAAAGGAGGGTTAGGAAATAAACACTTTCTCAGTAACCAAAATAGGGCCCCAGAATACGCTTTACCAGGTTTAGAAGGGGAACACCGCAACCTCAGATTAGAATTGAAGTTATTAGCAGAAGTGGGGATTATTGGCTTACCGAATGCGGGAAAATCCACGTTAATCGCTTCATTATCCGCTGCCCGTCCTAAAATTGCTGATTATCCCTTTACGACTTTAGTGCCTAACCTGGGAGTGGTGCGAAAACCGACCGGGGACGGAACCGTATTTGCTGATATTCCTGGGTTGATCGCAGGGGCCCACGAAGGGATCGGGTTGGGCCATGAATTTTTACGACACATTGAGCGCACCCGTCTGCTCTTGCATCTGGTGGATGTCACGTCTGCTGATCCTATCGCTGACTATGAGGTGATCCAACAGGAATTAACTGCTTATGGACGAGGATTAAGCGATCGCCCTCAAATTATAGCTCTTAATAAAGTCGATGCTTGCGATCAAGATACCCTAGACTTAATTGCAGAAGAATTACAACAGTTAAGTCAATCTGAAATTTTTACTATTTCTGCTGTTACCAAAACAGGAGTTGAGGAACTATTACAAGCCATTTGGCATCGTTTAGACCAAGCAACCAGTAACCATCAAGATAGCTCTCTTCCTTTAGTTTAA
- the ccmS gene encoding beta-carboxysome assembly chaperone CcmS, producing the protein MQFGESIPDNLENQWRYQLNRFVTENKKTLAALAWGLKNEWEEKKDVLGIDLQPEPHFIRCSRQSLEELNRNVEGKIQEILGIFDNYNEQEEVALIVINKGQIKLIYYQSDPFPPVCFDEKQSSLDSLIEELENTMKSIEWY; encoded by the coding sequence ATGCAATTTGGTGAATCGATTCCAGATAATTTGGAAAACCAATGGCGATATCAGTTAAACCGTTTTGTAACAGAAAATAAGAAGACCTTAGCAGCATTGGCGTGGGGACTAAAAAATGAATGGGAAGAGAAAAAAGACGTTTTAGGCATTGATTTACAACCGGAACCCCACTTTATTCGCTGTTCTCGTCAGTCTCTCGAAGAATTGAATCGAAATGTTGAAGGAAAAATTCAAGAAATTCTAGGTATTTTTGATAATTATAACGAACAAGAAGAAGTGGCTCTGATTGTTATCAATAAAGGTCAAATTAAATTAATTTATTATCAATCTGATCCTTTTCCACCTGTGTGTTTTGATGAAAAACAATCTAGTTTGGATAGTTTAATTGAGGAACTAGAAAATACCATGAAAAGTATTGAATGGTATTAG
- a CDS encoding Rieske 2Fe-2S domain-containing protein → MTIYNTVSSQDNTFIIGGNDPNYFDWQEVWYPVHYIEDLDKTKPTSFTLLEKNIVIWWDENNSQWCVFDDQCPHRLAPLSQGRINESGCLECPYHGWAFSGQGNCEVIPQQKPEGKAEQSPRASVKTYPTKVAQGLLFVYAGKTENAPKTPIPLVDVLDEKSDEWVCINTFRDIPYDALTLMENVLDSSHIPYTHHKSVGNRSNVSPVDLEVVESGKWGFKGVWEEGPRKGTLGKQTTYFFAPGMMYHDLTSKQFGRTLTVVYATPIGKGKCRLFARFPFKFSSPIPKFFINLTPRWYSHIGQNGVLEDDQIFLHYQERYLEEKGGSPNVSKAFYLPTKADLFVFQLHSWINQYQAELFPKQSLSPALSSETLLDRYHSHTKHCSSCRTALKNLQRIKIGVAIATSVIWSLILILLLTFDNPSVWGMISLSVTVPLGVIIWFALSRLEKQFYQGREIPPRNLPDQ, encoded by the coding sequence ATGACTATTTATAACACTGTATCTTCTCAAGACAATACTTTTATTATAGGAGGAAATGATCCTAACTATTTTGACTGGCAAGAAGTTTGGTATCCTGTTCATTATATCGAAGATTTAGACAAAACTAAACCGACATCATTTACTTTATTAGAGAAAAATATTGTTATTTGGTGGGATGAAAACAATAGTCAATGGTGTGTCTTTGATGATCAATGTCCCCATCGTTTAGCCCCTTTATCACAAGGAAGAATTAACGAGTCAGGTTGTTTAGAATGTCCTTATCATGGATGGGCATTTTCAGGACAAGGAAACTGTGAAGTGATCCCCCAACAAAAGCCAGAAGGAAAAGCAGAACAATCTCCTAGAGCATCCGTTAAAACCTACCCTACCAAAGTAGCCCAAGGGCTATTATTTGTCTATGCAGGGAAGACAGAAAATGCACCAAAAACCCCCATTCCTTTAGTGGATGTTTTAGATGAAAAGTCCGATGAATGGGTTTGTATTAATACCTTCCGAGACATCCCTTATGATGCTTTAACCTTAATGGAAAATGTGTTAGATTCGAGTCATATTCCTTACACCCATCATAAAAGTGTGGGCAACCGATCAAATGTTTCTCCCGTCGATTTAGAGGTCGTTGAATCAGGAAAATGGGGATTTAAAGGAGTGTGGGAAGAAGGCCCGAGAAAAGGTACTTTAGGAAAACAAACGACCTACTTTTTTGCCCCTGGAATGATGTATCATGATCTCACTTCTAAACAGTTTGGTCGTACATTAACGGTTGTCTATGCAACTCCTATTGGTAAAGGAAAATGTCGTTTATTTGCTCGTTTTCCCTTCAAGTTTTCCTCACCCATTCCTAAATTTTTCATCAACTTAACCCCTCGTTGGTATTCTCATATCGGACAAAATGGGGTGTTAGAAGATGATCAAATTTTCTTACATTATCAAGAAAGATATTTAGAAGAAAAAGGAGGAAGTCCTAACGTTTCCAAAGCCTTTTATTTACCCACAAAAGCCGATTTATTTGTCTTTCAATTACACAGTTGGATTAATCAATATCAAGCAGAATTATTCCCAAAACAGTCCTTAAGTCCTGCTTTATCTTCAGAAACCTTACTCGATCGCTACCATTCCCATACTAAACATTGTAGTAGTTGTCGCACTGCTTTAAAGAACTTACAACGAATTAAAATAGGAGTTGCGATCGCCACTTCTGTGATTTGGTCATTAATCCTTATCTTATTATTAACTTTCGATAATCCTTCGGTTTGGGGCATGATATCATTAAGTGTGACCGTTCCTCTGGGGGTAATTATCTGGTTTGCTTTGAGTCGATTAGAAAAACAATTTTATCAAGGCCGAGAAATTCCCCCAAGAAACTTACCTGATCAGTAA
- a CDS encoding TPM domain-containing protein, translated as MQQRGLKSFFTFFLGCILSFVMFVFCPSSALAVNNPELLPDTATPVVDLANFLPDIQEESLIKDIETFESDTGWRIRVLTQYDRSPGRAVINFWGLDDKSILLVADSRGGNILSFSIGDDVYELLPRTFWIELQARFGNMYYVRENGENTSIMNALDTVKGCLVKGGCGVVPGLPREQWILTLITSIVGGLVFGFAGTPRKPDQVFAWQWVLIISPLWGILFIAFGIGPVVSRTSDWLPLFRNVIGFALGVLVAYLSPFLNQPPASNPNT; from the coding sequence ATGCAACAACGTGGTTTAAAATCCTTTTTCACTTTCTTCCTAGGGTGTATTCTCAGCTTTGTCATGTTTGTTTTTTGCCCTTCTTCAGCTTTAGCGGTCAATAATCCTGAATTATTGCCGGATACAGCTACCCCTGTGGTAGATTTAGCCAATTTTCTTCCCGATATACAAGAAGAATCCTTAATTAAAGATATAGAAACCTTTGAATCAGATACAGGGTGGAGAATTCGCGTTTTAACCCAATACGATCGCTCTCCGGGTCGTGCAGTAATTAATTTTTGGGGTTTAGATGATAAAAGTATTCTCTTAGTGGCTGATTCACGAGGGGGCAATATTCTTTCCTTTAGTATTGGGGATGACGTTTATGAATTATTGCCGAGAACTTTCTGGATTGAATTACAGGCCCGTTTTGGTAATATGTATTATGTGCGAGAAAACGGCGAAAATACCTCTATTATGAATGCCCTGGATACAGTTAAAGGGTGTTTAGTCAAAGGGGGTTGTGGGGTTGTACCTGGTTTACCCAGAGAACAATGGATTCTCACTTTGATTACCTCTATTGTCGGTGGTTTAGTGTTTGGATTTGCAGGAACCCCTCGCAAACCGGATCAAGTCTTTGCTTGGCAATGGGTTCTCATTATTTCACCGTTATGGGGTATTCTCTTTATTGCTTTTGGTATCGGTCCAGTGGTTAGCAGAACCTCTGATTGGTTACCATTATTCCGTAATGTGATTGGCTTTGCCTTAGGGGTTTTAGTCGCTTATCTGTCTCCTTTCTTGAATCAACCTCCTGCCTCGAATCCTAATACTTAA
- a CDS encoding precorrin-8X methylmutase gives MEWHVTDAQSLAMIDREIGETVFSPAEYEIVRRVIYQTADFDYLSLLRFSERALQSGAAALAARSTLVVDVPMVQVGIVPSLQDTFANPVYCSTQTITRPQKTKTQTAWGMETLAKRYPEAIFVVGESQTALTALVELVEEQDIKPALVIGTPAGFIGADVAKERLHDAQIPHITVNGRKGSAVVAVAIVNGLLDLAWQAYGQSESGAS, from the coding sequence ATGGAATGGCACGTTACTGATGCTCAGAGTTTAGCAATGATCGATAGAGAAATCGGCGAAACGGTTTTCTCTCCTGCTGAGTATGAAATTGTACGGCGAGTCATTTATCAAACCGCCGACTTTGACTATCTATCTCTATTGCGTTTTTCAGAACGGGCTTTGCAATCAGGGGCTGCTGCTTTAGCAGCCCGTAGTACCCTTGTTGTGGATGTACCGATGGTACAGGTGGGTATCGTGCCAAGTCTTCAGGATACTTTTGCTAATCCGGTTTATTGTAGTACCCAAACTATTACCCGTCCCCAAAAAACGAAAACTCAAACCGCTTGGGGAATGGAAACTTTAGCCAAACGCTATCCTGAAGCAATTTTTGTCGTTGGAGAATCCCAAACAGCCCTAACAGCGTTGGTGGAATTAGTTGAAGAACAAGACATTAAACCAGCCTTAGTCATTGGGACTCCGGCAGGATTTATTGGGGCAGATGTGGCCAAAGAACGGCTACATGATGCCCAAATTCCTCATATCACAGTTAATGGTCGTAAAGGGAGTGCGGTGGTTGCGGTGGCCATTGTTAATGGTTTATTAGATTTAGCTTGGCAAGCTTATGGTCAGTCTGAAAGTGGGGCTAGTTAA
- a CDS encoding PAP/fibrillin family protein has translation MSILTTRDAAKTALRDALQQYDGDVKHEVVKAKIEQLCELNPTVAPTHSDRLESAEWMLISAPSFPQGEKLPNGQYAYTLGRLAFNLFKPTNLKVVIDCVKQPILKLEEVNKFSHDIVVEFTVIDSDFPKLKGLIYNLGICYPDTDNTVQVEFTGGKLSPQPNQDLNLWKQVFNQEKSDNKGLKEAFTSFILKIIFGLVPPNAMNNQTGEITFEMKRSPKGKSSILYLDEEIRINKGDKGTVVVLQRSL, from the coding sequence ATGAGTATCCTAACCACACGAGACGCAGCTAAAACCGCTTTAAGAGACGCTTTGCAACAATACGATGGAGACGTTAAACACGAAGTAGTCAAAGCCAAAATTGAACAACTGTGTGAACTTAATCCCACTGTTGCACCGACCCACAGCGATCGCTTAGAATCAGCAGAGTGGATGTTAATTAGTGCGCCATCCTTTCCCCAAGGAGAAAAGCTACCCAATGGTCAATATGCTTACACGTTAGGACGCTTAGCCTTTAATCTGTTTAAACCGACGAACCTTAAGGTGGTGATTGACTGCGTAAAACAACCTATCCTTAAACTAGAAGAAGTAAACAAGTTCAGTCACGATATTGTTGTTGAATTTACCGTAATTGACTCTGATTTTCCTAAATTAAAAGGACTTATCTATAATTTAGGGATTTGTTATCCTGACACGGATAATACAGTACAAGTGGAGTTTACAGGAGGAAAGTTAAGTCCGCAACCGAATCAAGATTTAAACCTGTGGAAACAAGTTTTTAATCAAGAAAAATCAGACAATAAAGGATTAAAAGAAGCATTTACATCATTTATATTAAAAATAATATTTGGGTTAGTACCCCCCAACGCAATGAATAACCAAACCGGAGAGATCACTTTTGAGATGAAGCGATCGCCAAAAGGAAAATCGAGTATTCTTTATTTAGATGAGGAAATACGCATCAATAAAGGAGATAAAGGGACGGTTGTTGTTTTGCAACGATCCCTTTAA
- a CDS encoding YtxH domain-containing protein, protein MSKNNNSGLFMAGVVIGSMVGTVTGLLLAPRSGRETRHIIKKSADALPEMAEDLSTTVQLQADRLSDSAQKNWAGTLSRLKEAIAAGIEATQLETPPSDSPRDITAQTNSSNKH, encoded by the coding sequence ATGTCGAAAAATAACAACAGTGGTTTATTTATGGCAGGTGTAGTAATTGGTAGTATGGTAGGAACCGTCACGGGATTATTATTAGCCCCCCGTTCCGGACGAGAAACCCGACATATTATCAAAAAATCTGCTGATGCTTTGCCAGAAATGGCCGAAGACTTATCCACCACAGTGCAATTACAAGCCGATCGCCTTTCAGACTCAGCACAAAAAAACTGGGCCGGAACCTTAAGCCGACTCAAAGAAGCGATCGCTGCTGGTATTGAAGCCACACAACTCGAAACACCTCCCTCGGACTCTCCCCGTGATATTACGGCCCAAACCAACTCTTCCAACAAGCATTAG
- a CDS encoding DUF748 domain-containing protein — protein sequence MTNIPPNPPPEPSEGSTSVLQKLYNFIKKPSTLITGGILVSLGVATYGGVSYFVYEKLSPLLSQQLSKALEREVRVGEVESFSLNHIRIGETSIPTTENDPDRLDLNGLKVKFNPLPLLIGQPLDINITIDDPNLYVEQNPSGKWLGFQEREQIEDIELDLPIDIDADIELNNANIALLPNGFKELIKVDADGTAGYRYRSNEEQEINYDLDVSLLNSSIAVQGETNIKSFQTQAELMISQLALPELAALIPNLPVTLKSGLVESNLNINVPSLEEIEGTEGNGNFQLSNVQAGLEALKVPIKLDLALDFNNKTVQFNETRFSLGEFVTDIKGSLNWQDGYNIDVDINPFLLKNVSNILKIELPVRLAGEVEGKIKVTGEIKNPVIAGTINNSKPLLIEKTRIEDLKTVFQANLNQINLKEFQVKPTAGGNITATGKVELGILKALEENKEINWQKMPIALGFEANVPGDELAQPYYQSPQNVSIGTLTAQGKIGGTLGDPKGKIEWSAPGVIRVSGENISGRGSILLGGKDILIRDTVLTSDEGNLTVRGLGNLEKKEWQTQIAANQFSLDLFVELACSFITCPQEVLTQAVTLTDGNIKIAGKLDDFSLESLQSQGNLRLQVGQGAIALETALSQGNITGTATVSNLPVDPYIPNLTVPVQLNRSNFNLSGSLTNIFQEGQLNINRLNVNGNAQLLVDGSPINANIEVGNGILTTIAEVGTINLNPIIPNLPVQSTLVSSDLVLTGNLNSLLSSLGNTPDISSFRGNAEAQLTVEGSPIQVVGNLGSGQVRGVVDLSRLSLDRVVPNLPVNVQLVDGQAVVSSNVQPLLSATPDLSTAQARVNLQLATANGTINTLTRLQNNQWTSQITASNLNPNLILSQIAPQVPQTDIDDLNAQISLSGSLASLFEENAILPINANNISIEADGQRLNARGNLFITNPLTNPDARANLSVEATSTLDDLPLIQLISALPVRRDFLPEELQLQGVGSFNGTLVGQNLLTAPTVPGNIRLTGDVTVRNLVFNDRAFEPLLTGQLNATLGETIALNLRGNEDVIAATLQPCTRQDCPAPYLPVAFELRQQAGDQAPIAVTGRLEGEELVARIEQFPLDIFRIAPGGDFGIPGFLSGEVQTEIVINPYTLEGRGRLVIDRPSIGFVEATQLTADVIYRDNIARLQNATLKLGQSLYAVQGSLNLESGDLTGQLNIDEGRLQDLFIALKLSTWSGNRNRY from the coding sequence ATGACCAATATACCCCCCAACCCACCCCCAGAACCTTCTGAGGGAAGTACCTCTGTATTGCAAAAATTATATAATTTTATTAAGAAACCCTCCACTTTGATCACTGGTGGAATATTAGTCTCATTGGGGGTTGCTACTTATGGAGGGGTTAGTTATTTTGTTTATGAAAAGTTATCTCCGTTGCTGTCTCAACAGTTAAGCAAAGCATTAGAAAGAGAGGTAAGAGTTGGGGAAGTTGAAAGCTTTTCTCTTAATCATATTCGTATTGGAGAAACTTCCATTCCTACCACAGAAAATGATCCCGATAGACTCGATCTTAATGGTTTAAAAGTTAAATTTAATCCTTTACCTTTATTAATTGGACAGCCTTTAGATATTAATATTACTATTGACGATCCTAATTTATATGTTGAACAAAATCCATCTGGAAAATGGTTAGGTTTTCAAGAACGTGAACAAATTGAAGATATAGAATTAGATTTACCGATTGATATTGATGCTGATATTGAGTTAAATAATGCTAATATTGCTCTACTTCCTAACGGGTTTAAAGAATTAATTAAAGTAGATGCAGATGGAACAGCCGGTTATAGGTACCGATCCAATGAAGAACAAGAGATCAATTATGATTTAGATGTTTCTTTATTAAACAGTTCTATTGCTGTTCAAGGAGAAACGAATATAAAATCTTTTCAAACTCAGGCAGAATTGATGATATCTCAATTAGCCTTGCCTGAGTTAGCTGCTTTAATTCCTAATTTACCCGTCACCTTAAAAAGTGGTTTAGTTGAGAGTAATTTAAACATTAATGTACCCTCCTTAGAAGAAATCGAAGGAACAGAAGGAAACGGAAATTTTCAACTCTCTAATGTTCAAGCTGGACTAGAAGCATTAAAAGTTCCCATTAAGCTAGATCTAGCACTCGATTTTAATAATAAAACCGTACAATTTAACGAAACTCGCTTTAGTTTAGGGGAGTTTGTTACCGATATTAAAGGATCACTGAATTGGCAAGATGGCTATAATATTGATGTTGATATTAATCCTTTTTTACTAAAAAATGTATCTAATATTTTAAAAATAGAATTACCAGTCAGATTAGCCGGGGAAGTTGAAGGAAAAATAAAGGTAACAGGAGAGATTAAAAATCCCGTTATCGCAGGTACGATTAATAATAGCAAACCTTTATTAATTGAAAAAACAAGAATTGAAGATTTAAAAACAGTTTTTCAAGCAAACTTAAATCAAATTAATCTCAAAGAATTTCAAGTCAAACCCACCGCAGGGGGCAACATTACAGCAACAGGAAAAGTTGAATTAGGTATCTTAAAAGCCCTAGAAGAAAATAAAGAAATTAACTGGCAAAAAATGCCCATTGCTTTAGGATTTGAAGCAAACGTACCAGGAGATGAACTCGCCCAACCCTATTATCAATCACCGCAAAATGTTAGTATAGGAACCCTGACAGCACAAGGTAAAATAGGGGGAACATTAGGAGATCCAAAAGGAAAAATAGAATGGTCTGCCCCAGGTGTAATAAGAGTTTCAGGGGAAAATATATCAGGAAGAGGATCAATTCTTTTAGGAGGAAAAGATATCTTAATTCGGGATACCGTGTTAACCTCCGATGAAGGGAATCTTACCGTTAGAGGATTAGGAAATCTAGAAAAAAAAGAATGGCAAACCCAGATCGCAGCTAATCAATTTTCTCTTGATCTTTTTGTAGAATTAGCTTGTTCTTTCATTACTTGTCCCCAAGAAGTTTTAACTCAAGCCGTTACCCTTACTGATGGTAATATTAAGATTGCTGGAAAATTGGATGATTTTAGTCTAGAGAGTCTTCAAAGCCAAGGTAACTTACGTCTGCAAGTGGGACAAGGGGCGATCGCCCTGGAAACTGCTTTATCCCAAGGCAACATTACAGGAACGGCTACAGTTTCTAATTTACCCGTCGATCCCTACATTCCCAACCTTACCGTCCCCGTCCAACTTAATAGAAGTAATTTCAACCTCTCAGGTTCCCTAACCAATATCTTTCAAGAGGGGCAGTTAAATATTAATCGTCTTAATGTCAATGGTAACGCCCAGTTACTGGTTGATGGCAGTCCCATCAATGCCAACATAGAAGTCGGTAACGGTATTTTAACCACCATCGCAGAGGTGGGAACCATTAACCTCAACCCCATCATCCCTAATTTACCCGTACAATCGACGTTAGTTAGTAGCGATCTGGTTCTCACAGGAAACCTCAACTCTTTGCTTTCTTCTTTAGGCAATACCCCAGATATTAGTAGTTTTCGGGGCAATGCTGAGGCACAATTAACCGTAGAAGGAAGTCCCATCCAAGTCGTCGGTAACCTAGGCAGTGGTCAAGTTCGCGGTGTCGTCGACCTTTCTCGTCTATCTTTGGATAGGGTTGTGCCAAACTTACCTGTAAATGTGCAATTAGTGGATGGACAAGCAGTGGTATCAAGTAATGTGCAACCTCTTCTTTCTGCTACACCCGATCTTAGTACCGCCCAAGCTAGAGTTAACCTGCAACTTGCAACCGCTAATGGAACCATTAACACCCTAACCCGCTTACAAAACAATCAATGGACGAGTCAAATCACTGCATCTAACCTAAATCCTAACCTAATTCTCAGCCAAATCGCTCCACAAGTCCCCCAAACCGATATAGATGACTTAAATGCCCAAATTTCTCTTTCAGGGAGTCTAGCCAGCCTTTTTGAAGAAAATGCCATTTTACCCATCAACGCCAATAATATCAGCATTGAAGCTGACGGACAACGCTTAAACGCCAGGGGTAACCTTTTCATCACCAACCCCCTCACCAACCCGGATGCTAGGGCTAACCTATCTGTAGAAGCCACCTCTACCCTAGATGATTTACCCCTCATCCAACTCATTTCTGCTTTGCCGGTACGACGAGACTTTCTTCCCGAAGAACTACAACTGCAAGGAGTCGGAAGCTTTAACGGAACCCTGGTGGGACAAAACTTACTCACCGCCCCCACCGTCCCCGGTAATATTAGGCTGACAGGAGATGTCACCGTACGCAACCTTGTCTTTAACGACCGGGCCTTTGAACCCCTCTTAACTGGTCAACTGAATGCAACCCTCGGTGAAACCATTGCCCTGAACTTACGGGGTAACGAAGATGTTATCGCTGCCACCTTGCAACCCTGTACCCGTCAAGACTGTCCAGCCCCTTATTTACCTGTGGCCTTTGAACTGCGTCAACAAGCAGGAGATCAAGCCCCCATCGCTGTAACCGGTCGCTTAGAAGGGGAGGAATTAGTGGCCAGAATCGAACAATTTCCCCTCGATATCTTCAGAATTGCCCCAGGGGGAGACTTTGGTATTCCTGGCTTCTTGTCAGGGGAAGTACAAACCGAAATTGTGATTAACCCCTACACCCTAGAAGGAAGGGGGAGACTGGTGATCGATAGGCCAAGTATTGGTTTTGTCGAAGCCACTCAACTCACGGCTGATGTCATCTATCGAGATAATATTGCCAGATTACAAAACGCTACTTTGAAGTTAGGACAAAGCTTATATGCCGTACAAGGGTCCCTTAACTTGGAGTCTGGGGATCTCACCGGTCAATTAAACATTGATGAGGGTCGCTTGCAAGACCTATTTATTGCCCTGAAACTCTCCACTTGGAGTGGAAACCGAAACCGATATTAG
- the lepB gene encoding signal peptidase I: MYNNYSKDPWLAVNLSMFFPGLGQFYAGNYLQGFLFFNGQILWIVLTVWHIFGAKGNTVMGFICLGITIIFYFISLIEVHFSVYKKRNDPKLEKIPRKHKNLWFAIFITRILPGLGHLYLQKPILGLLLLTSGLIIIGVDDFYSNLLLVSPLITALSIYHIYLIFPHKPRGGRWLLIFIMTGVIFTLGVTVNYYPQWLEKRFDKFLIPSKSMQPTLQINDIVFVQKFPDYVPTIGDIIVFTPSENIKQADPDVSDYYIKRIIATPGKKVKIKQGQVYLNDTPIQEPYIRESPQYQLKSMIIPADHYLVLGDNRNDSFDSHIWGLLPRDVIVGQAYKIGWPPKRIQSLDSHY, encoded by the coding sequence GTGTATAACAATTACAGTAAAGATCCTTGGTTAGCTGTTAATTTATCCATGTTTTTTCCTGGACTGGGTCAATTTTATGCTGGCAATTATTTACAAGGATTTCTATTTTTTAATGGTCAAATTCTTTGGATCGTGCTAACAGTTTGGCATATCTTTGGTGCCAAGGGAAATACTGTCATGGGGTTCATTTGTTTAGGGATCACAATTATTTTCTATTTTATTAGTTTAATAGAAGTTCATTTCAGTGTTTACAAAAAGAGAAATGATCCCAAGCTAGAAAAAATACCTCGTAAACATAAGAATCTTTGGTTTGCTATTTTTATCACCCGAATTTTACCAGGACTAGGTCATCTTTATTTACAAAAACCAATCTTAGGCCTACTCTTATTGACCAGCGGCTTAATTATTATAGGGGTTGATGATTTTTATTCTAATTTGTTATTAGTTAGTCCTTTAATTACCGCTTTAAGTATCTATCATATTTATTTGATTTTTCCTCATAAACCTAGAGGTGGAAGATGGTTATTAATCTTTATAATGACAGGGGTTATCTTTACCCTCGGAGTGACGGTTAATTATTATCCACAATGGTTGGAAAAACGCTTTGATAAATTTCTCATTCCTAGTAAATCGATGCAACCTACGTTGCAAATTAATGATATTGTTTTCGTTCAAAAATTCCCTGATTATGTACCAACAATAGGAGATATTATCGTTTTTACTCCCTCAGAAAACATCAAACAGGCTGATCCTGACGTATCAGATTACTATATAAAACGGATTATTGCTACACCAGGTAAAAAAGTGAAGATTAAACAAGGTCAAGTTTATCTGAATGATACGCCAATTCAAGAACCCTATATTAGAGAATCACCCCAATATCAATTGAAATCAATGATAATCCCGGCTGATCATTATTTGGTCTTAGGAGATAATCGCAATGATAGTTTTGATTCTCATATCTGGGGACTTTTACCTAGAGATGTTATAGTTGGTCAAGCTTATAAAATTGGCTGGCCACCGAAGAGGATACAATCATTAGACAGTCATTACTGA